The genomic stretch catctgttggtggacatttaggttgcttccatgtcttggctattgtaaataatgctgctatgaacattggggtgtgtgtatcttttcgaattagagcttttgtctttcctggatatatgcccaggagtgggattgctggatcacatggtaactgtatttttagttttttaaggaagctccacactgttttccatagtggttgcaccaatttacattcccaccaacagtgtaggagggttcccttttcttagTGTGGTACTTTTGTTAGTAATTGATgagccctggaaaccactgatcttactgtttccatagttttgtcttttccagaatgttatatagctggaatcatacagtatgcagccttttcagattggcttctttcacttaataatatgcatttaagtgtcttccatgttttttcatgacttgatagcccAAGTCTTTTaagtcattaaaattaaattttaattaaagtcatttctttttatggctgaatagtattccactgtctggatgcaccatggttcttttttaaaattttttataaatttatttattcatttatttatttttggctgctttgggtctttgttgctgagcacaggctttctctagttgcggcgagcgggggctactcttcgttacggtgctcaggctcagtagttgtggcgcacgggcctagagcgcaggctcagtagttgtggcacataggcttagttgctccgcggcacgtgggatcttcccagaccaggtcttgaacccgtgtcccctgcactggcaggtggattcccaaccactgcaccaccagggatgttCACCATGGTTTCTTTATTCAcccacctactgaaggacatcttggttgcttctaagttttaacaattatgaataaagctgatataaacAGGTTTGCAGGCTTTTGTATGAAAATAAGTTTTTGGATAATTGGGTAATGATAtagcccccccccttttttttaatttttaaaagttgtaaaatatgcataacataaaattgatcaTTTCAACCGTTTTTAAGTGCAGTTCTGTGGcgctaagtacattcacattcttATGCACATAGTTCCCTTTTAATGTAATGCTAATCCAGGtacccaggggtggggaggaagcaaGTGGTCCCACACTCGGCTCGGCGGTTGACAGGCATGCAGGACAGACTGAAGTTTGGGAAATTTGCAACTAGAACAGCAGTCTCAGCACCCACGTTCTTTCTGGAAAGTTCCATCTGCTGAATACGTTTAATCCATTCTCCATAGTCTTCTCTCTCAGGGCCCAaaacatgagttttttttttttttttttttttttttttaaatttatttatctatttatttttggctgcattgggtcctcattgctgcacgcgggctttctctagctgcggtgcgcgggcttctcattgcggtggcctctcttgttgcagagcatgggctccaggcgcgcaggcctcagtagctgtggctcgtgggccctagaacacaggctcagtagctgtggctcacgggcttagccgctccacggcatgtgggatcctcccggaccagggctcgaacccgtgtcccctgcagtggcaggtggagtCTCAAAAAACATgagtttttaaaagctatttgtgGCATTCCCACGTTCTCTTTTTGCCCAGGCCCCCTTGTGGCTTGCTTTGAAGAAAGGGGGCTTTGGAAATAGTCACTTTCCCTCCCCATGGGGTGGCACCCTCTCTCAGAAGAACATAGATTTGGGGGGCTGTCGGGGAGTGGGGAGCCCACgcatggcagagggaggaagcgAGGGTTCCGACGAGCTGTCTGCAGGGTGGACCCTCGGGATGGCGACGGGGCGCGGGGACAGCGCTTGGCAGTGTGTCTCGCTGAGCAGGTGGTCCtcccagaggcttccctggtgcccCCGCCCTCACTTTCCCCCCTGCCCGATGGGGACGGGACGACTTGCCACCTCCCTGGCTCAGAGTGACAATCATCAGTGGCAGCCCTTTGAGGCTTTCCCAGGAAAAGTGCCACATCCCCCAGGAAGGTGCTGGTGGGCTTGCTGCCTCCCAGTCAGCGATCAGCTGCTACTAAAAGGCATCGATTTCGCTGTGATCACAGAACAGGCTGCAGAGAGAGCAAAATAATCATCGTGGCAGGTGTGTCAGAAATGTAACGCTCTTTTTCTGGAATTTCTATTTTGAAGCCCCCGCTCCTCCCACCCCGAGGCAGTCAGTTCTgggcttctttcctctctcccctgaGGATGGGCTTATTTCGGGGGACAGGTGGTGCTCAGCCCCCAGTTCCCCAAGCTCCACGCTGAGTCACCCCTCCTGCAGCATTACCCTTGGTCTGACCCATTTTCTCCGTCACTCTCAGCCCCCTCTTGGGTGCTCTGGGATTCATCCTGAGCTGCACCGGCTCTGGGCACAGAACCCTGagggcttcctccctccctcccgcctggACACGGGCTTCGGGCTATTGCTATTCtgtcccggggtgggggggagcctcTCCCGAGTGCTGAAGCCAAAGCTGGAGGGTCTCGTCGCCTCCCTCCGACtttcttccctcccacctcctcccaacCCGAGGATGGGGAAAACTGGCTGGTCTTCGTCAGATTCCCCTTAGGGTTTAGGCTTTGGAATTCACAAGTCTTTACTCTGTTTCTGCCACAGCAAGTTCAGTGGAAGCCCTGCCCATCAATCCCCCTCTGCATTTTACCGTTTTGGAACAAGCTGCAGGCAGCATTGCTGGGCATGAGACTTCCTGGGGCCACAGAGCCCGCCGGGTGTGTCCCCTTGGCCAGCTGGACATGCCAGCACACCATTGCTCCCTCAGTCCCCTGTGGGGTAACGCGTTCTATGTGATCTCTTGGTCCCCAGCCGAGTTTAGTAAGCTCCAGCTGCCCTCGGTGGGGACTGGCTTGATGACACGCTCTTCAGAGCGTCGTTCACCCCAGCTTTCCCGCTCCCCTGCTAGCATTGCCTGAAATCACCTCCCAAATAGAATCCTTATAATGACCTTCTTTCTTGGGAATTGCACCTGAGAGTGGCATCCCTTCCCGGAGGCACTGAAGGAAGCCAGCTGCATTGACTGATGGGGAAGAGACAAGGGGTaggagggaaggtggggtggggaggattcGCTAGTTAATAGTTCAAAATATTATGGCGTATCACTGGAAACTCAACTGAGCCAAGCACTTCCTCCGTGCCTGACGCCACCCTCGGTGTTTTCTCACACGTTATTTCATCTGATCCTTCCAGGAGCTGTGCCCAAGTGACCTGGGAGCTGGGTCTCAGGGGTGTCCACCAGCAAGCCTGGTGAGCAGGGACAGGAAGGCGGGTCTGGTGGTTCCCCTGGGAAGCATCTCGAACTTTCTCAGCTTGAGGGAAGCCTTGTCTTCCATTCACAtcagtgcttaggaattctaacAGCTCCTACCCATCTCTAGGGATTTCTGTCTTTAaatctttccttaaaaaattataagGTCTCAAATCTGTGAGATCTCTAATGTAGACAGGTTTATGAGGAACAGAGAATGGGAATGATGGTCTTGGGATAAAAACGAAACAAAGGACTGactgtagcatttgccaatttctgtgctgtaaatactcccaccacggCCAATCGCAAGCTATGAACGTGACGTTACTGAACCTAAAATTGGCAAGAGGTGGAGATGTGGAGTGCCACCCCGTTACATAGTATTTCCACCATCCCGACGCAATCCACGTGAGTAACCTCCAGAGCATTGATCATGCTAAgatgtaataaaataattagtAAGTGATGAGCTTGGTGTATTTAGTTCCTTTTCTACTACTGAGATAAAATTCACCTAACATGAAAGtcaccattttaactattttaaagtgtacaattctgtggcatttagtacattatAATGTTGTGCAACTACTGACTGCGTGTGgtcccagaacattttcatcacttcctTTCATAAAGGAAGCTCGGTACCCAGTTAGGCATTCACGCCTCactctccctctccacccctggcaaccactatcatctgttttctgtgtgtatgaattttcctcttctgggtttttcatgtaaaaggaatcatacagtgtggtcttttgagactggcttctttcacttagcatcatgtttccAAGGCTCGTCCATGATGTAGCCTGTATAAatacatcattcctttttatggctaaataacaTCTTATTGTACAGATGGACTGCAAtttgttaatccattcatcagttgatggacatctgggttgtttccaccttttggctctttTGTATTGTGCAGTTATCAACATTTATgtacacatttttatttgaatacctattttcaattcttttgggtatatacatagttgtggaatttctgggtcacgtGGTAGTTCCGTGTTTAACTTTTTCAGGaacagccaaactgttttccacagtggctgcgtcattttacattctcactagcaGTGTTTAAGTGTtcaaatttctccatatccttaccaacattggttattttcagtttattattattattaatatgctAGTTGATATGAAGTcatactgtggttttgatttacattttctaatgactaataatACTGAACATCTTTACATGTGTTTTTGGCCTTTGTATATCtgccttggagaaatgtctattcaagtcctttgctcatttttaattgagttgtttgtctttttgttattgagttagaagagttctttatatattctggatttaTCATgtatacaatttgcaaatattttctcccattttgtgagttgtcttttcactttcttgatagtgtcctttgatgcacgaaagtttttttttattttgaagaagtctaatttatctttttcttttaattccttttgcttttggtgtcatatctaagaatccaatgtcaaatccaaggtcatgaagatttactccgatgttttcttctaagagttttgtagttttagctcttacatttaggtttttgatcaattttgagtcaatttttgtatgtggtgtgaggtagggattcaacttcattcttttgcatgtgaatatccagttgtagtaactttgtttttaatataatttattgaagtgtaagtctatataatttaacttttaattatgGCCACATTTAACAACTAGCTTGCAAAATTTCTGAAAAGTTAACAATCAGCTCTTGTGAGCCAGTGTGAGCTGGTATGAGCTGCCATGACTTCTACCTTTCCCTGCTTGAACAGTCTTGCTGCTAAGGCTGgaatttggatttgtttttcttgAGGAACTAAGCTGGGGATTGGCTGAAGTGGAGCTCAACCAGTGGAGCTCCTGGGGGATGGGCACCTGAGGGCGAAGGGTCTGGAGGCCCCCAATTCTGTAGCCATGGGCctgtttacattttctcattGCATTTGGCTTTCCCTCCCACAGTTGGAAGAGCATGGCTGGGTCTCTCTCGCTCCCTTGCCTAGCATTTGCCCAACTGTTCCCCCTGGCTGAGAAGGAAACAACTGTGTCTCTGTCGGGTTTGAAGGGGCTTTGGAAGCCCCACCTTTGAGCAGAGACCCAAGCCTGATCTTGAGGCTAAAGAAGTGCTTTTTTCCTGCTGGGGtggccagataaaatacaggatgctcagttacattttttaaaaattaattaatttatttatttatttttggctgcattgggtctttgttgctgcacgtgggctttctctagttgcagcgactggggggctactcttcattgctttgcgcgggtttctcattatggtggcttcccttcttgcagagcacaggctctaggtgcgtgggtctcagtagttgtggcatgtgggctcagtagttatggcttgtgggctctagagcacaggctcagtagttgtggcttaggagctctagagcacaggctcagtagttgtggcgcatgggcttagttgctctgtgcatgtgggatcttcccggaccagggattgaacctgtgtcccctgcattggcaggtggattcttaaccactgtgccaccagggaagtcccctcagttACATTTTGATTCCAGGTAAATAATGCATAATTTTCTAGTGTAAGCAAGATCCATGTAAGAATTGGGACATACATATACTAAAGAAGTATGCATTGTCTACCTGAAATTCAAGTTTAGCTAGGAATCGTGTATTTTCATTTGTTCCATCTAGTAAGTGTCCCCTCAGGTCAGTTTTCTTCCTTATTGTCCTCATCCGATAGTGGAGACTCTGAACTCCAGAGTGGGAAGGGCCCTAGGGAGgtgctcattttacagatctgGAAACTGAGTCCCATCTGAGGAAAGGGACTTGTCCCAGCCCATGGAATCACTGTGGACTTTGAGGACCTTGCTGAGCTACAcgacttttctttttcatgaagtCAGCACATTTTCTGAGTGTCTCCTCTGCACAGGGCACTGCACTGGGTGTCGGGGGATGACGGTGACAAGCCTGCCATGTACCTGTGGGCAGGGGAAGAATCAAGAATTCCCtttgagaagcagccgcatagcacagggagatcagctcggggctttgtgaccacctagaggggtgggatagggagggtgggagggagggagacgcaagagggaagagatatagggacatatgtataactgattcactttgttataaagcagaaactaacacaccattgtaaagcaattatactccaataaagatgtttaaaaaacaaaagataaccccccccaaaaaaagaattccctttgaaatattactcagccataaaaaggaatgaagctgagttatttgtagtgaggtggatggacctagagtctgtcatacagagtgaagtaagtcagaaagaaaaacaaataccgtatgctaacacatatatatggaatctaaaaaaaacggtactgatgaacctagtggcagggcaggaataaagacgcagatgtagagaatggacttgaggacacggtgcgggggggggggggaagggtaagctgggaagaagtgagagagtggcactgacatatatacattaccaaatgtaaaatagatagctagtgggaagcagtagcacagcacagggagatcagctcggggctttgtgaccacctagaggggtggcatagggagggttggagggaggctcaagagggaggggatatgatgatatatgtaaagcaattatacttccataaagattcaaaaaaaagaaaaaagagaattccCTTTGGGCATATTAAATGATATAGGATTGAGACAGACCTGGGTCTGAACCTTGCTTTACCACATATCAGCTGCATGACAAGTCACTtccactctctgagcctcagtttcccctttcctTACATGGGGATAAGGGTATTTTTCTTGGGGGATTGTTGTGGCTTCAGTGGAGGTGACGAAATGCCTGATGGGGGGTAGGGAAGGGTTTACTGTATGATGAGAGCAGAGAGTTACCCATAGTAAAGTTTGGTTGTTGCTCACAGGTTGCCCGGCATCCTGGGCCACCCAGACGATGTGGGATGGAGGTGCCAGAAGTCACCTGCCCTGCCTTGCCTGCCAGGGACCAGCCAGCTCCTGCTTCTGGCCCCCCAGGGGCCCCAGGTGGGCAGGCCTCGCCTCACCTGACCCTGGGCCCCATCATCCTGCCCCCAGAGCAGGGCCTGGCCCCCACCCTGTTCCTGAAGGCCCTGCCCATCCCACTGTACCACACGGTGCCTCCGGGGGGCCTCCAGCCGCGTGCCCCCCTCGTGTCAGGCAGCGTGGACGGGGGCAGCGTGCCCTTCATTCTCAGCCCCCTGCTGCAGCCTGAAGGGCCCGGTCCCACCCAGGTGGGGAAGCCAGCCGCCCCAGCGCTCACCGTGAACTTCGTGGGTGCTCTGCCCATCCTGTCACCGGGCCTGGGGCCCGTGCTGGGCAGCCCCGGCAAGGTGCGCAACGCCGGCAAGTACCTGTGCCCGCACTGTGGCCGGGACTGCCTGAAGCCCAGCGTTTTGGAGAAGCACATCCGCTCCCACACGGGGGAGAGGCCCTTCCCGTGCGCCACCTGCGGCATCGCCTTTAAGACCCAGAGCAACTTGTACAAGCACAGACGGACCCAGACACACCTCAACAACTCCAGGCTGTCCTCGGAGTCGGACGGTGGGGGAAGCAGCCTCCCGGAGGAGGGGGACAAGGCCGGAGTGCCTTCCGGGGCCCACGGGGCACGATCAGAGAGACCCCTTTCTCCGGGCGCCCAGGCCGCTGGGCACTGCCTGCTGCCTACGGCGCATCTGTCCCCGGTTGCCAAGAACCTGGACCTGAAGTTGGACGCTGTGGCCTGTCTAGGGTCCACGTTCGATGTCAGGGAGGCCCCTGTAGACTCTGCCCCCGGGCTCCCGCTGGCCAGCTCGCAGCCGAGGCGGAAGCTGCCGGAGCAGCGGTCCCCGACGGCCAGCAGGCCGGGCTCCGCGCTGCAGCTGCAGCAGGTGGAGAAGCCCGGGGATGCCAAGCCCTCGGAGGGTCGGCTGCGGAAGTGCGAGAGCACCGACTCGGGCTACCTGTCCCGCTCGGACAGCGCCGAGCAGCCGCCGGCCGCCGGCAGCCCCCTGCACAGCCTGTCCGAGCACAGCGCCGAGTCCGAGGGCGAGGGAGGCCCGGGGCCCGGGCGCGCGGAGCGGGCGCCCGGCCTGGAGCTGGAAAAGAGGCGGCTGGAGGAGCGCATCGCCAGGCTCATCTCCCACAACCAGGCCGTGGTGGACGACCCCCAGCTGGCCCACGTGCGGCCCCGCAAGACGGTCCTGTCCAAGCAGGGCAGCATCGACCTGCCCATGCCCTACACCTACAAGGACTCCTTCCACTTCGACCTGCGGCCGCCAGAGCCCAGGAGGCCGCCTGCCGCCCTGCGCGCCGCGCGCTCCACCTGCGCGCCCCCGGACAGGGCGCGGCCCCTCTTCTTCCACTCGGTCCCCACGCAGCTCTCCACCGGCACCGAATGTGTGCCTGTCACCAGGAGCAACTCGCTGCCCTTCGTCGAGGGCACGGGGACGTGGCCGGAGCCACCGGACCCCCGGGACGCCTGGTCCCGGAGGCAGAAGCCTCTGAGCCCCAGGCCTGCCCCCGCCCGACTGGCCGATGTCCCTGGTGGTCACCCCCGGGCCCTAGTCAGACAGGCTGCGGTGGAGGACCTGCCGTGTCCCCCGACGGGAGATGCCTCGGCCCCGGTGGAGGACCCGGAGGGAAAGAGACCGGCTGCGGGGGAGGGCCAGGCCGGTCAGGGCCAGGCGGCTGGTAAGCAACGCGGCCAGAGGAGGCTGAAGAGGTTCACCCAGGAGAAGTGGCAGGTGTACGGGAAGGACACGTTCAAGAGCATCTACCAGAAAACGAAAGCCGGCCACCGCGGAGGCAAGAAGGCTAGGGAGGCCACAGCGGGCGGTGGGGTCGAGCTGGACCGTCCTCTCCAGCAAGACGCAGGGGGTGGCGGGCATGCAGCCCCCTCCCAGGACGGGAGGAAGCCCCCGGGCCCCGAGGACACTGCCACGGGGGCCAGGCCAGCGCCTTGTGCAAGCCCACCGGCCCCGGAGGGCCTCTTGGTGACTGAGCCCCCCAGGCAGAGGGAGACAGTGGCCAGAGCTGGAGGCAGGGACCAGCCCCGTGTGAACAGGGCTGCCTCACGCCCCACCCTCAGCTGCAGAGGACCCCTCTGCCTGGGCAGCAAGAGCCCTCTGCTTCCTCCAAACGGGAAGCTGGAGCTGGGGTGTCAGCTGCTCCCAGCACCCAGTCCCCCCAAAGGAGGTGACCTAGAGGCTCCCAGGCGGGGTCTGCTGGACCCCAAGCTGGAAGGTGGCACCCGGGGTGGCGGAGGGGACGCCAAGGAGACCTGTCAGCGGGACCACATGGTCCCGAGCCAGCCGGGCGGGAGCTCTGGGGAGCCCCAGCCCACAGAGGACAAGCTCCCCTCGGAGAGGAAGAAGCTGAAGGTGGAGGCATTAAGCTGCCAGGAGCCCCTGGGAGCAGAAAGAGAGACCCCGGGGGGCCCCATGCAGGCTGCCTCCCCGCCCCCTCAGAACCAGGACAGTGACCCGGGGGAAAAGCCAGGTGGGCTGCCTGGAGGCGACGACTGCACAgcgaggggcagggctggggccctgAGGCGGGCAGGGCCTCGGGACATGGAGCCTCGGCCGCGTACTACAGCTGCAGCCCCCGGGTGTCCCTCCCAGCTGGCCTCGCAGCCTCGGGCCCCCCGTGTCCTCGCTGACCCAGTGGACGTGGCCTTTCCCCCACAGTACCTCCTCAGGTTACCCCAGGGAGAGACCCGTCGCCCGCCGCCCGTCCCCCAGAAGCCGGACCAAGGCCGGGGCCTTCTCTGCAGGAGAGGGGGACCTGAGGAACAGGCATCCTCTACGGAGTCGGGGCTGGAGGCCCCCCTGCTTCCCAGCCCAACCTCAGGCCAGGCCCCTAGTGGAGCAGACAGCTTCGGGGAGGACCCCAGCTGGTCCAGGCCGTGCGACAGGAGAAAGGGGGtgcagggagaggagaaagggagcTTGGACACTGGCACCCCAGCAGCTGGGGTCCCCAGTGGGGCAGCCTCCTTCCCGCCCACGCCAACGTGTGACTCTTGGAGGAGTGGGACCCATGACACCCAACAAGTCTGCAGCAGCAGCACTCGGGCGCGGACCAGGCCCTCTGGGGGCGTCCTCCATCCCTGGGAATccactggggagctgggggggccTCCCGAGGGTGCCCCGCGGGGCCCTCCTTCAGGGCCGCTAGCGGGGCTCAGTGCCGGCTGCTCCCGCCAGCCCGGCTCCGTCCTCTCGGCCGTCCCGCCCCCGGGCTGGCCTGAGCTGGCCTTGTGTGCGCCCGCAGAGCCCCCCGggagctgcagggcccaggggccTTTCCCCTCGCTGAGGGCTGAGCCCCGGCTCACGTGGTGTTGCCTGAGCCGCAGCCTCCCTCTGCCGATggagcagaaagagaagaacGCTTCCGTGCACCTGGCGCCGCATTTCCCTGGCGGCAGCCTCCGGGGTGAGGGTCCTGACGCCCAGCCGGTGAGCAAAGCGGTGTCTGGAGGACGGACCAGGATAAGCC from Balaenoptera acutorostrata chromosome 15, mBalAcu1.1, whole genome shotgun sequence encodes the following:
- the ZNF831 gene encoding zinc finger protein 831, with protein sequence MEVPEVTCPALPARDQPAPASGPPGAPGGQASPHLTLGPIILPPEQGLAPTLFLKALPIPLYHTVPPGGLQPRAPLVSGSVDGGSVPFILSPLLQPEGPGPTQVGKPAAPALTVNFVGALPILSPGLGPVLGSPGKVRNAGKYLCPHCGRDCLKPSVLEKHIRSHTGERPFPCATCGIAFKTQSNLYKHRRTQTHLNNSRLSSESDGGGSSLPEEGDKAGVPSGAHGARSERPLSPGAQAAGHCLLPTAHLSPVAKNLDLKLDAVACLGSTFDVREAPVDSAPGLPLASSQPRRKLPEQRSPTASRPGSALQLQQVEKPGDAKPSEGRLRKCESTDSGYLSRSDSAEQPPAAGSPLHSLSEHSAESEGEGGPGPGRAERAPGLELEKRRLEERIARLISHNQAVVDDPQLAHVRPRKTVLSKQGSIDLPMPYTYKDSFHFDLRPPEPRRPPAALRAARSTCAPPDRARPLFFHSVPTQLSTGTECVPVTRSNSLPFVEGTGTWPEPPDPRDAWSRRQKPLSPRPAPARLADVPGGHPRALVRQAAVEDLPCPPTGDASAPVEDPEGKRPAAGEGQAGQGQAAGKQRGQRRLKRFTQEKWQVYGKDTFKSIYQKTKAGHRGGKKAREATAGGGVELDRPLQQDAGGGGHAAPSQDGRKPPGPEDTATGARPAPCASPPAPEGLLVTEPPRQRETVARAGGRDQPRVNRAASRPTLSCRGPLCLGSKSPLLPPNGKLELGCQLLPAPSPPKGGDLEAPRRGLLDPKLEGGTRGGGGDAKETCQRDHMVPSQPGGSSGEPQPTEDKLPSERKKLKVEALSCQEPLGAERETPGGPMQAASPPPQNQDSDPGEKPGGLPGGDDCTARGRAGALRRAGPRDMEPRPRTTAAAPGCPSQLASQPRAPRVLADPVDVAFPPQYLLRLPQGETRRPPPVPQKPDQGRGLLCRRGGPEEQASSTESGLEAPLLPSPTSGQAPSGADSFGEDPSWSRPCDRRKGVQGEEKGSLDTGTPAAGVPSGAASFPPTPTCDSWRSGTHDTQQVCSSSTRARTRPSGGVLHPWESTGELGGPPEGAPRGPPSGPLAGLSAGCSRQPGSVLSAVPPPGWPELALCAPAEPPGSCRAQGPFPSLRAEPRLTWCCLSRSLPLPMEQKEKNASVHLAPHFPGGSLRGEGPDAQPVSKAVSGGRTRISPGEGGQTQTLKLSDPTAPGMPSQDWMSEPERKRGWPRRRAKMPRGSSKQKQLSIRSKRYKGNFLQSRFQLRASRLRKPHWVLRKDGRSPPAEGPAPRRTCGQASSETAGPAPDGEPTCAASESSLCVGNGEKEEEEKEGSRHSSGSSCPHPSSRTVRETDRSASKEISPSAGEHGDRRPQNTAVRSGLSLPSDPLVAVTHDRLPARGKGLDVGLLETHLPPPQDQVSTDPTPRIFSDAQEPSSFESKGTSLCHDLATSGAAFCPSLGERAGHTTLGIHSVEPQDHSQGARETLTQSSPDRKTIAEGVSPSLLPGKPSSGQRLSGSVPLGSTGKTHLGIPASGPGSASSHQEEGKHKTFFPSGGQYGCGEALVPCPPVGNGSGKRQGSGFIALKDGMVLSSPGQPTEIPAAPSKTLRKRSLEGMRKQTHVEFSDTSSDDEDRLVIEI